In Fusarium oxysporum Fo47 chromosome XI, complete sequence, the following are encoded in one genomic region:
- a CDS encoding heterokaryon incompatibility protein-domain-containing protein, whose protein sequence is MRPAPLERSRLCDACTHACSMSIVGCTPYTCQTHRSRFTSKEQNSYHRSWDVLNDVSRWAKWSKTKRDFVAETSSSGCHLCIIIAHAFDEKSKETFQSLGSDEVIRLCFKYRTVERDPSGKLDWDERTSMAITDIALGIDLPDEFWLAIRSDRGSVLDEVAFDLRIRPLQETDTSHVIKTIPGRHASTMNDQNLQLALKWIKGCTRSHPICKEFQPRQSNWRPTRLIHVGSKSQQPRLVIPSEVVNYIALSYCWGTDNTVTLTEATLAPFQKEIPLVSLPTTIRDAITTTRDLGYDYLWVDALCIVQDSKPDWIKESSQMGSIYGSAALTLAAAGTSSVQDSIFCRRDPRAVRPCIANIMHSASYHGVSYPWAIYPHQPERLLFDTINESPLSRRAWALQELLVSPRTLVFGSKQMVWSCATTEASETFPIGLDPKFSSILNESASLSYLRQQLMRASKLQQEPSDFWNDFISRYTKAQLTFRSDTLVALQGIVERIVEARRGSNKRSRELEYVAGLWRDTNFQQSLLWRPKAGSSPNRPDCYRAPSWSWASLDGEVDFFEQYIPWIWNGKKVELARILDICVEPQTGYSISTTGQIKAGFIEMECHLRECYLMKTPQSDDTSNNRVDDEYLIISSNKYNKISGNACIKEPTEGAQQVHKFANSCTIDLPDEIPSSQWIRVYCVPLQLGWCQTDRYEQSVWESYEGLILVLNDAEEDDLLTSEGFCVVSRTFRRIGTFTFDLHDDNREAREDELLGPLVFDKEGNWERKRETVCIV, encoded by the exons ATGCGGCCAGCACCACTCGAGAGATCGCGGCTCTGCGACGCCTGCACCCACGCATGTTCCATGTCCATTGTTGGCTGTACACCATATACCTGTCAAACCCACAGATCCCGATTCACCAGCAAAGAGCAAAATTCCTATCACAGAAGTTGGGATGTTCTGAACGACGTATCAAGATGGGCAAAGTGGTCAAAGACAAAGCGAGACTTTGTCGCAGAAACAAGTTCATCGGGGTGTCATCTTTGCATAATAATCGCACACGCCTTTGATGAAAAGTCGAAAGAGACATTTCAGAGTCTGGGTAGTGACGAGGTTATTCGGCTTTGCTTCAAGTATCGCACTGTTGAGCGAGATCCAAGTGGAAAGTTGGATTGGGATGAGAGGACGAGCATGGCGATTACCGATATTGCGTTGGGAATTGATCTTCCCGATGAGTTCTGGTTGGCGATCAGGTCGGACAGAGGGTCAGTGTTGGACGAGGTGGCGTTCGATCTGCGAATACGGCCACTTCAAG AAACGGATACGAGCCATGTAATCAAGACTATCCCTGGCAGACACGCTTCGACAATGAACGATCAGAACTTGCAGCTTGCGTTGAAATGGATTAAAGGCTGTACTCGCTCACATCCCATATGCAAAGAATTCCAACCGCGACAGTCGAATTGGCGTCCAACGAGACTTATCCATGTCGGGTCAAaatctcaacaacctcgacTAGTCATTCCATCAGAAGTAGTTAATTACATTGCTCTCAGTTACTGCTGGGGAACCGACAACACTGTCACTCTCACTGAAGCAACACTCGCTCCATTCCAGAAGGAAATCCCTCTGGTGAGCTTACCAACCACCATCCGCGATGCAATCACTACAACAAGAGATCTCGGCTATGATTATTTATGGGTAGATGCTCTCTGCATCGTTCAAGACTCCAAACCCGACTGGATCAAGGAGTCCTCACAGATGGGTAGCATATACGGTTCAGCAGCTCTGACCCTCGCCGCAGCTGGCACATCAAGTGTACAAGACTCAATATTCTGCCGTCGAGATCCCCGCGCAGTAAGACCATGCATCGCAAACATCATGCACAGCGCTTCCTATCACGGTGTGAGCTACCCATGGGCTATATATCCGCACCAACCCGAGCGCCTACTATTCGATACCATCAACGAGAGTCCTTTGAGCCGTCGAGCTTGGGCCTTACAGGAGCTTTTGGTATCACCGCGGACTTTGGTGTTTGGATCGAAACAAATGGTTTGGTCGTGTGCGACGACAGAAGCAAGTGAGACGTTTCCAATTGGCCTGGATCCCAAGTTCAGTTCTATATTGAACGAGAGTGCAAGTTTGTCGTATCTTCGCCAACAGCTCATGAGAGCTTCGAAGTTGCAGCAAGAACCGTCGGATTTTTGGAACGACTTTATTAGCAGATACACCAAAGCTCAACTTACTTTTCGTTCCGACACACTCGTTGCACTACAAGGCATCGTCGAAAGAATCGTCGAAGCGAGACGTGGATCGAACAAACGTTCACGGGAGCTGGAATACGTCGCTGGTCTGTGGCGGGACACGAATTTCCAGCAGAGCCTCTTATGGCGTCCCAAGGCTGGATCATCACCCAACCGACCAGATTGTTATCGCGCTCCGTCGTGGAGTTGGGCGTCGCTGGACGGCGAGGTCGATTTCTTTGAGCAATACATACCGTGGATTTGGAATGGGAAGAAAGTTGAGCTTGCAAGGATCTTGGACATCTGCGTGGAGCCTCAGACTGGTTACTCGATTTCGACAACTGGTCAGATCAAAGCGGGATTTATTGAGATGGAGTGCCATTTGCGGGAATGCTACTTGATGAAAACTCCACAATCCGACGACACATCAAACAATCGAGTGGATGATGAATATCTAATCATCTCCTCcaataagtataataagatttCGGGAAACGCTTGCATCAAAGAACCCACGGAAGGAGCCCAACAGGTACACAAATTCGCCAACTCCTGCACTATAGACCTCCCAGACGAAATACCATCTTCTCAGTGGATTCGGGTTTACTGCGTTCCTCTGCAATTAGGTTGGTGTCAAACCGATCGCTACGAGCAGTCCGTCTGGGAGAGCTACGAAGGCTTAATCCTTGTCCTCAATGACGCAGAAGAGGACGACCTATTGACATCTGAAGGTTTTTGTGTCGTCTCTCGAACCTTTCGTCGTATTGGCACATTTACTTTCGATCTTCATGATGACAATAGAGAAGCGCGAGAAGATGAACTTTTAGGACCGCTGGTGTTTGATAAGGAGGGGAATTGGGAGAGGAAAAGGGAAACAGTCTGTATCGTTTAA
- a CDS encoding Alpha/Beta hydrolase protein — protein sequence MLGLPSPCKLLTQLSLGASLVAAQLQTITNFGNTYGTQLTMQAYIPGNLPASPAVMLALHACGGNGPGYFQQTKYKSLADSRGVILIFPSSQKDFNCWDVASAKTLKHDGQGDSQVLVSMVDYVIKTYKADPKKVYVTGTSSGCMMTNVLAATYPDRFAAATCYSGVAAGCMAGSPGSSPISSDRVCSDGKIIKTGQQWADQVKSMYPGYSGSYPRFKTWHGTADNLVFYRNLLEQIKEWSTIQGISFTRNETSTPQSGYTTMIYGDGTKFVAVSAAGVGHVVPTHEDLDFKWFGLT from the exons ATGCTCGGCCTTCCATCACCCTGCAAGCTGCTCACACAGCTGAGCCTCGGCGCCAGCCTTGTTGCGGCTCAGCTCCAGACCATCACCAACTTTGGAAACACCTACGGCACGCAGCTAACTATGCAGGCCTATATTCCCGGAAATCTGCCTGCTAGCCCAGCAGTGATGCTCGCC CTCCACGCCTGCGGTGGAAACGGACCAGGCTACTTCCAGCAGACCAAGTACAAGTCCCTCGCCGACTCACGCGGCGTGATCCTCATCTTTCCGTCATCACAAAAGGACTTTAACTGCTGGGATGTCGCGAGCGCCAAGACACTCAAGCATGATGGTCAGGGTGATAGTCAAGTTCTCGTCAGCATGGTCGACTATGTCATCAAGACGTACAAGGCCGACCCCAAGAAGGTTTACGTCACGGGCACCAGCTCCGGATGCATGATGACCAATGTTCTCGCCGCGACTTACCCGGACCGCTTCGCCGCTGCTACATGCTACTctggtgttgctgctggATGCATGGCCGGGTCTCCTGGATCGAGCCCCATTAGTTCTGACCGTGTCTGCTCCGACGGGAAGATTATCAAGACCGGACAGCAGTGGGCTGATCAGGTTAAGTCGATGTATCCTGGCTACAGTGGCTCGTACCCCCGATTCAAGACCTGGCATGGCACTGCGGATAATCTTGTCTTTTACCGGAACCTTCttgagcagatcaaggagtGGTCGACCATTCAGGGCATTTCGTTTACCCGCAATGAGACGTCGACTCCACAGTCTGGTTACACTACCATGATCTATGGAGACGGAACCAAGTTTGTCGCGGTATCTGCAGCTGGAGTCGGACATGTCGTGCCTACTCATGAGGATCTTGACTTTAAGTGGTTTGGTCTTACCTGA